One window of the Pieris brassicae chromosome 2, ilPieBrab1.1, whole genome shotgun sequence genome contains the following:
- the LOC123720827 gene encoding transcription factor AP-4 isoform X2 — MEAEKRIRREIANSNERRRMQSINAGFQALRTLLPRHEGEKLSKAAILQQTAEYIYSLEQEKTRLLSQNCQLKRLLNQHEGGEIPLKKRKNEIITHVPSIVPDSTEDTINTRSADTVAMVTVSNLLQKKEPDNGELLIQLERERQLRRLLEERLSALEVQIYPESREVTHAVLHYEETEASECKTEEKEVESPQVVEAPTAPLLEAAIKAEPRVEVEVLPDAAHDQPSRLYLASTSRQNLETIVEAIRHLEGDHLFREETGDAPLALTKKVEITPPQRPGVIVVKHS, encoded by the exons ATGGAGGCAGAAAAAAGAATCAGGCGAGAGATTGCAAACAGCAACGAACGCAGACGCATGCAAAGCATTAATGCTGGTTTTCAGGCTTTGCGAACTCTATTACCTAGACATGAAGGAGAAAAACTTAGCAAG GCTGCCATACTGCAACAAACAGCTGAGTACATCTACTCCCTTGAACAGGAAAAGACCAGACTTTTGTCACAGAACTGTCAATTAAAGAGATTATTGAACCAACATGAAGGGGGTGAAATACCATTAAAGAAAAGAAAGAATGAGATCATAACACATGTTCCCTCAATAGTCCCAGACTCAACTGAGGACACTATTAACACAAGATCTGCTGATACTGTAGCAATGGTTACAGTTTCAAATTTACTACAAAAGAAGGAACCTGATAATGGGGAGCTGCTGATTCAATTGGAAAGGGAGAGGCAATTAAGACGGTTACTTGAAGAACGTTTGAGTGCTTTAGAAGTTCAGATTTACCCTGAATCAAGAGAAGTCACTCATGCTGTTTTGCACTATGAAGAAACCGAAGCTTCCGAGTGTAAGACAGAGGAAAAAGAGGTTGAGTCACCGCAAGTAGTTGAAGCTCCAACAGCACCTCTACTGGAAGCTGCTATCAAAGCAGAGCCGCGTGTTGAAGTTGAGGTTCTTCCTGATGCTGCTCATGACCAACCTTCCCGTTTGTACCTGGCTAGTACAAGTCGGCAGAATCTTGAAACAATAGTGGAAGCTATCCGCCATTTAGAAGGAGACCATCTGTTCCGTGAGGAGACGGGTGAC
- the LOC123720827 gene encoding transcription factor AP-4 isoform X1, producing the protein MSLDSNDACLLEVEDYNLYEEDAPDHAIPRSDRHSLSGGKTMEAEKRIRREIANSNERRRMQSINAGFQALRTLLPRHEGEKLSKAAILQQTAEYIYSLEQEKTRLLSQNCQLKRLLNQHEGGEIPLKKRKNEIITHVPSIVPDSTEDTINTRSADTVAMVTVSNLLQKKEPDNGELLIQLERERQLRRLLEERLSALEVQIYPESREVTHAVLHYEETEASECKTEEKEVESPQVVEAPTAPLLEAAIKAEPRVEVEVLPDAAHDQPSRLYLASTSRQNLETIVEAIRHLEGDHLFREETGDAPLALTKKVEITPPQRPGVIVVKHS; encoded by the exons ATGTCATTAGATAGTAATGATGCTTGTTTGTTAGAAGTGGAAGATTACAACTTATACGAAGAAGACGCGCCAGATCACGCTATCCCAAG AAGTGACAGACACTCATTATCTGGCGGAAAGACTATGGAGGCAGAAAAAAGAATCAGGCGAGAGATTGCAAACAGCAACGAACGCAGACGCATGCAAAGCATTAATGCTGGTTTTCAGGCTTTGCGAACTCTATTACCTAGACATGAAGGAGAAAAACTTAGCAAG GCTGCCATACTGCAACAAACAGCTGAGTACATCTACTCCCTTGAACAGGAAAAGACCAGACTTTTGTCACAGAACTGTCAATTAAAGAGATTATTGAACCAACATGAAGGGGGTGAAATACCATTAAAGAAAAGAAAGAATGAGATCATAACACATGTTCCCTCAATAGTCCCAGACTCAACTGAGGACACTATTAACACAAGATCTGCTGATACTGTAGCAATGGTTACAGTTTCAAATTTACTACAAAAGAAGGAACCTGATAATGGGGAGCTGCTGATTCAATTGGAAAGGGAGAGGCAATTAAGACGGTTACTTGAAGAACGTTTGAGTGCTTTAGAAGTTCAGATTTACCCTGAATCAAGAGAAGTCACTCATGCTGTTTTGCACTATGAAGAAACCGAAGCTTCCGAGTGTAAGACAGAGGAAAAAGAGGTTGAGTCACCGCAAGTAGTTGAAGCTCCAACAGCACCTCTACTGGAAGCTGCTATCAAAGCAGAGCCGCGTGTTGAAGTTGAGGTTCTTCCTGATGCTGCTCATGACCAACCTTCCCGTTTGTACCTGGCTAGTACAAGTCGGCAGAATCTTGAAACAATAGTGGAAGCTATCCGCCATTTAGAAGGAGACCATCTGTTCCGTGAGGAGACGGGTGAC
- the LOC123720826 gene encoding A-kinase anchor protein 200-like isoform X2 produces the protein MGAKQSKRSVDISGKEAESAGEVAAAGAGGEGRMEQLADADALKPQANGDAHIHDTLEKEKQIDSGTPENEKDATTEKDVKDQEENEKDKEPSVANGEGETKENGESTPSPDDGKKNKKEKVKKKWSLRSISFSRKDKPKQEKKQKDEEVKTNGEPEKVPEEAAEFTPEIAEKDLVADTNTETENKDENTPETPVTEPLTNGSITPETSKVETPIAEEPKIEDAADIRPEPKAEVIEPEQLPVNGLSLEEPKKVEPEVPVIDSNKTEESKVENTESVPTPESPVVKEEPLPVADKMAELIPEIPTIPEQYTETVTTTCVAEPESSTNVAES, from the exons ATGGGTGCAAAGCAGAGCAAGCGCTCCGTGGACATAAGCGGAAAGGAAGCGGAGAGCGCCGGTGAGGTGGCAGCGGCCGGAGCTGGCGGTGAAGGTCGTATGGAACAATTAGCAGACGCTGATGCGCTGAAGCCACAGGCCAATGGCGATGCCCATATACACGATACCCTT gAAAAAGAAAAGCAAATCGACAGCGGCACCCCAGAGAATGAAAAAGATGCAACAACGGAGAAGGACGTAAAAGATCAGGAAGAGAACGAAAAAGATAAGGAGCCATCCGTGGCGAATGGGGAGGGTGAGACAAAGGAAAACGGAGAGAGTACACCGTCGCCGGACGATGGcaaaaagaacaaaaaagaaaag GTTAAGAAGAAATGGTCGCTAAGGTCGATCAGTTTCAGCAGAAAGGATAAGCCGAAACAGGAAAAGAAGCAAAAGGATGAGGAGGTAAAAACCAATGGCGAGCCAGAGAAAGTGCCTGAAGAG gcTGCTGAGTTTACTCCTGAAATCGCTGAAAAAGATTTAGTTGCTGACACTAATACcgaaacagaaaacaaagATGAAAATACACCTGAAACTCCAGTGACTGAGCCACTGACAAATGGAAGCATCACTCCAGAAACTTCTAAAGTAGAAACGCCTATTGCCGAGGAACCTAAAATTGAGGACGCTGCCGACATCAGGCCGGAACCAAAAGCGGAAGTCATCGAACCCGAGCAATTGCCTGTCAATGGTCTTTCTCTGGAAGAACCAAAGAAAGTTGAACCCGAAGTTCCAGTTATTGATTCAAACAAGACCGAGGAGTCTAAAGTAGAAAACACGGAATCAGTGCCTACACCCGAAAGTCCCGTTGTGAAAGAG GAGCCCCTACCAGTTGCCGACAAAATGGCCGAACTCATTCCTGAAATTCCAACTATACCAGAACAATACACGGAAACG GTGACGACAACCTGCGTGGCGGAGCCGGAGTCGTCAACCAACGTGGCAGAGTCGTAA
- the LOC123720826 gene encoding A-kinase anchor protein 200-like isoform X1 — MGAKQSKRSVDISGKEAESAGEVAAAGAGGEGRMEQLADADALKPQANGDAHIHDTLEKEKQIDSGTPENEKDATTEKDVKDQEENEKDKEPSVANGEGETKENGESTPSPDDGKKNKKEKVKKKWSLRSISFSRKDKPKQEKKQKDEEVKTNGEPEKVPEEAAEFTPEIAEKDLVADTNTETENKDENTPETPVTEPLTNGSITPETSKVETPIAEEPKIEDAADIRPEPKAEVIEPEQLPVNGLSLEEPKKVEPEVPVIDSNKTEESKVENTESVPTPESPVVKEVCVDQTPLIEPTPPPLPANPPPSSVASFAATTMAPELTDASLANNADSTESAPADVTPVNVENTNVDPTPTDTKICDEPETIESPAPLTKVPQTEDAILSEKCSANEVTLDTLPSQDDHDVPTKAVEENVCDVETKSSLVENENLSPAEPEIKNAEEDLPIESAETEEIADEQTTATPEDLSNEISNSEISKIEQDSGICESKETDVDTSIISQNGLNHSSVEAIETECLKAKAKEMIKNAEVMLNGDALTNGERSLHEPEDELLSGPEEDSQSFPPPDDLSPEPEIPASPQQEPLPVADKMAELIPEIPTIPEQYTETVTTTCVAEPESSTNVAES; from the exons ATGGGTGCAAAGCAGAGCAAGCGCTCCGTGGACATAAGCGGAAAGGAAGCGGAGAGCGCCGGTGAGGTGGCAGCGGCCGGAGCTGGCGGTGAAGGTCGTATGGAACAATTAGCAGACGCTGATGCGCTGAAGCCACAGGCCAATGGCGATGCCCATATACACGATACCCTT gAAAAAGAAAAGCAAATCGACAGCGGCACCCCAGAGAATGAAAAAGATGCAACAACGGAGAAGGACGTAAAAGATCAGGAAGAGAACGAAAAAGATAAGGAGCCATCCGTGGCGAATGGGGAGGGTGAGACAAAGGAAAACGGAGAGAGTACACCGTCGCCGGACGATGGcaaaaagaacaaaaaagaaaag GTTAAGAAGAAATGGTCGCTAAGGTCGATCAGTTTCAGCAGAAAGGATAAGCCGAAACAGGAAAAGAAGCAAAAGGATGAGGAGGTAAAAACCAATGGCGAGCCAGAGAAAGTGCCTGAAGAG gcTGCTGAGTTTACTCCTGAAATCGCTGAAAAAGATTTAGTTGCTGACACTAATACcgaaacagaaaacaaagATGAAAATACACCTGAAACTCCAGTGACTGAGCCACTGACAAATGGAAGCATCACTCCAGAAACTTCTAAAGTAGAAACGCCTATTGCCGAGGAACCTAAAATTGAGGACGCTGCCGACATCAGGCCGGAACCAAAAGCGGAAGTCATCGAACCCGAGCAATTGCCTGTCAATGGTCTTTCTCTGGAAGAACCAAAGAAAGTTGAACCCGAAGTTCCAGTTATTGATTCAAACAAGACCGAGGAGTCTAAAGTAGAAAACACGGAATCAGTGCCTACACCCGAAAGTCCCGTTGTGAAAGAGGTTTGTGTCGATCAAACGCCCTTGATAGAGCCTACGCCACCTCCCCTTCCTGCTAATCCTCCTCCATCGTCTGTGGCTTCCTTTGCCGCCACCACCATGGCTCCTGAACTTACTGATGCTTCTCTCGCTAACAACGCTGATAGTACAGAATCTGCTCCTGCCGATGTCACACCCGTTAATGTTGAAAACACAAATGTGGACCCTACTCCTACCGATACAAAAATTTGCGACGAACCCGAAACTATTGAATCCCCAGCACCTCTTACCAAAGTACCGCAAACGGAAGACGCAATCTTGTCTGAAAAATGTTCGGCCAATGAAGTTACACTGGATACCTTACCGAGTCAGGACGACCACGACGTTCCTACCAAGGCAGTAGAAGAAAATGTCTGTGATGTTGAGACTAAATCTTCCCTCGTGGAAAATGAAAACTTATCTCCGGCCGAACCCGAAATTAAAAACGCCGAAGAAGATCTTCCAATAGAATCCGCCGAGACGGAGGAGATTGCCGACGAACAAACTACTGCGACACCCGAAGATTTATCAAATGAAATTAGCAATAGTGAAATCTCAAAAATCGAGCAGGACAGCGGTATTTGCGAATCGAAAGAGACCGACGTCGACACAAGTATTATTTCTCAGAATGGCCTAAATCACAGCTCGGTCGAAGCGATCGAAACAGAGTGTTTGAAAGCGAAGGCCAAAGAGATGATCAAAAATGCGGAAGTAATGTTAAACGGGGACGCGTTGACGAACGGCGAGCGGTCTCTGCATGAGCCCGAGGATGAGCTGCTTTCGGGGCCCGAAGAGGATTCGCAGTCGTTCCCGCCGCCAGATGACCTTAGCCCCGAGCCGGAGATACCCGCTTCGCCCCAACAG GAGCCCCTACCAGTTGCCGACAAAATGGCCGAACTCATTCCTGAAATTCCAACTATACCAGAACAATACACGGAAACG GTGACGACAACCTGCGTGGCGGAGCCGGAGTCGTCAACCAACGTGGCAGAGTCGTAA